From Neisseria musculi, the proteins below share one genomic window:
- the bioA gene encoding adenosylmethionine--8-amino-7-oxononanoate transaminase: protein MFTSADSDFDRRHIWHPYTSITAPLPVYPVARTEGVYIELSDGRRLIDGMSSWWCAQHGYNHPELAAAAQRQLETMPHVMFGGLTHQPAVRLCRSLKTMLPANLDCIFLADSGSVAVEVSLKMALQYWHARGEARSKFLTIERGYHGDTFGAMSVCDPVNSMHSLYRSFLPEHIFAPAPQSRFNGEWLPGDIIAFQTALAQNHRSIAAVILEPIVQGAGGMRIYHPEFLRQVRALCDEYGILLILDEIATGFGRTGKLFACQHAQVQPDIMCIGKALTGGMMTLSAAAAARRVAETVCSGEAGVFMHGPTFMANPLACAVAEANMQILQRNQWPQQVAAIERHFQTALSSLAGHPNVADVRIIGAVGVVETRHPADMAAMQKFFVEQGVWIRPFGKLIYLMPPFITAPQQMLKLTGAVAAAVGENRLFRQP, encoded by the coding sequence ATGTTTACATCCGCCGACTCTGATTTCGACCGCCGCCATATCTGGCATCCCTACACTTCCATCACCGCCCCGCTGCCCGTTTATCCCGTTGCGCGCACCGAAGGCGTGTATATCGAGCTTTCAGACGGCCGCAGGCTGATAGACGGCATGTCGTCGTGGTGGTGTGCACAACACGGCTACAACCACCCCGAGCTGGCCGCTGCCGCGCAACGGCAGCTCGAAACCATGCCCCATGTGATGTTTGGCGGGCTCACCCACCAACCCGCCGTGCGCCTGTGCCGCAGCCTGAAAACCATGCTGCCAGCCAACCTCGACTGCATTTTTCTGGCCGACTCCGGCTCGGTGGCGGTGGAGGTGTCGCTGAAAATGGCTCTGCAATACTGGCACGCGCGCGGTGAAGCGCGCAGCAAATTTCTCACCATCGAGCGCGGCTACCACGGCGACACCTTCGGTGCCATGAGTGTGTGCGACCCCGTTAATTCGATGCACAGCCTCTACCGCAGCTTTCTGCCCGAACACATCTTCGCCCCCGCCCCGCAAAGCCGCTTTAACGGCGAATGGCTGCCCGGCGACATCATTGCGTTTCAGACGGCCTTAGCGCAAAACCACCGCAGCATTGCCGCCGTGATACTCGAGCCCATCGTGCAGGGCGCGGGCGGTATGCGCATCTACCACCCCGAATTTTTGCGGCAGGTGCGCGCCTTGTGCGATGAATACGGCATCTTGCTGATTTTAGACGAAATCGCCACCGGTTTCGGCCGCACCGGCAAACTGTTTGCCTGCCAACACGCCCAAGTGCAGCCCGACATCATGTGCATCGGCAAAGCCCTCACCGGCGGCATGATGACGCTCTCCGCCGCCGCCGCTGCCCGCCGTGTGGCCGAAACCGTGTGCAGCGGCGAAGCCGGCGTGTTTATGCACGGCCCCACCTTTATGGCCAACCCGCTGGCCTGCGCCGTGGCCGAAGCCAATATGCAGATCTTGCAGCGCAACCAATGGCCGCAGCAGGTGGCCGCCATCGAGCGGCATTTTCAGACGGCCTTATCAAGCCTGGCCGGCCACCCCAATGTAGCCGATGTGCGCATCATCGGCGCAGTCGGCGTGGTCGAAACCCGCCACCCCGCCGATATGGCCGCCATGCAGAAATTTTTTGTAGAGCAAGGCGTGTGGATCAGGCCGTTCGGCAAACTGATCTACCTGATGCCGCCCTTTATCACAGCCCCGCAGCAGATGCTCAAACTCACCGGTGCCGTGGCAGCGGCCGTTGGCGAAAACAGGCTGTTCCGGCAGCCCTAA
- the ruvB gene encoding Holliday junction branch migration DNA helicase RuvB produces the protein MLQTDNLSAAQPQRIITAQSISAQEELLERALRPKTLADYIGQAKAKEQLAIFIAAAKKRGEALDHTLLFGPPGLGKTTLAHIISKELGVNLRQTSGPVIERAGDLAALLTNLEPHDVLFIDEIHRLSPVVEEILYPALEDYQLDIMIGEGPAARSVKIDLPPFTLVGATTRAGMLTNPLRDRFGIVSRLEFYETADLATIVTRSAQLLQLNMGEEGALEVARRSRGTPRIANRLLRRVRDYAEVKNGGLIDAATADAALGMLDVDSEGLDVMDRKFLEAVIGKFGGGPVGLDNIAAAIGESTDTIEDVIEPYLIQQGFLQRTPRGRTATERSYLHFGLKTEKT, from the coding sequence ATGCTGCAAACCGACAATCTTTCCGCCGCCCAACCGCAACGCATCATCACCGCGCAAAGCATCTCCGCCCAAGAAGAGCTGCTCGAGCGCGCCCTGCGTCCGAAAACCCTGGCCGACTATATCGGGCAGGCCAAAGCCAAAGAGCAGTTGGCGATTTTTATCGCCGCCGCCAAAAAACGCGGAGAGGCACTCGACCACACGCTGCTGTTCGGCCCGCCCGGCCTGGGCAAAACCACGCTGGCGCACATCATTTCCAAAGAATTGGGCGTAAACCTGCGCCAAACCAGTGGCCCCGTGATCGAGCGCGCCGGCGATTTGGCTGCCCTGCTCACCAATCTCGAGCCGCACGATGTGTTGTTTATCGATGAAATCCACCGCTTAAGCCCCGTGGTAGAAGAAATCCTCTACCCCGCGTTGGAGGACTACCAGCTCGACATTATGATAGGCGAAGGCCCCGCTGCCCGCTCGGTGAAAATCGACCTGCCGCCGTTTACGCTGGTGGGCGCCACCACCCGCGCCGGCATGCTCACCAACCCGCTGCGCGACCGCTTCGGCATCGTGTCGCGGCTGGAGTTTTATGAAACAGCCGACCTGGCCACCATCGTTACCCGCTCCGCCCAACTGCTGCAGCTGAATATGGGCGAAGAAGGCGCGCTGGAAGTTGCCCGCCGCAGCAGGGGAACGCCGCGCATCGCCAACCGCCTGCTGCGGCGCGTGCGCGATTATGCCGAAGTGAAAAACGGCGGCCTGATCGATGCGGCCACCGCCGATGCTGCTTTGGGTATGCTCGATGTGGATTCGGAAGGCCTCGATGTGATGGACAGAAAATTTCTCGAAGCCGTTATCGGCAAATTCGGCGGCGGCCCGGTGGGGTTGGACAACATCGCCGCCGCCATCGGCGAATCCACCGACACCATCGAAGACGTTATCGAACCCTATCTGATCCAGCAGGGCTTTTTGCAGCGCACCCCGCGCGGGCGCACCGCCACCGAACGCAGCTATCTGCATTTCGGGCTGAAAACCGAAAAAACCTAG
- a CDS encoding bile acid:sodium symporter family protein: protein MESLSRFSRFVGQTFALWAALFAGIAFAAPETFKWVLPHIPLLLGVVMFGMGLTLSPADFKILGRHPKAVLVGVAAQFVIMPLTAYALAAGFNLPPEIAVGVILVGACPGGTASNVITYLARGDVALSVAVTSVSTLLAPVLTPAVFYLLANQWLDISAGAMFGSIAQMVLLPVVAGVAAHLLFRKQAEAAAGALPLVSVAAIVLIIGAVVGAAKPKILESGLLILGVVVLHNGIGYLLGFLAARLCRLPFSAQKTLAIEVGMQNSGLGAALASAYFTPLAAVPSAVFSVWHNISGSLLASYWAAKAGKKQESPDDSA from the coding sequence ATGGAATCTTTGAGCCGTTTCAGCCGCTTTGTCGGCCAAACTTTTGCTTTGTGGGCGGCACTGTTTGCGGGCATTGCTTTTGCCGCGCCGGAAACTTTCAAATGGGTGCTGCCGCATATTCCGCTGCTGCTGGGTGTGGTGATGTTCGGCATGGGGCTGACGCTCTCGCCTGCCGATTTTAAAATTCTCGGCCGCCATCCGAAAGCGGTGTTGGTGGGGGTGGCGGCACAGTTTGTGATTATGCCGCTCACCGCTTATGCGTTGGCGGCGGGTTTCAATCTGCCGCCTGAAATTGCCGTGGGCGTGATTTTGGTGGGGGCATGCCCCGGCGGCACGGCTTCTAATGTTATCACCTATCTGGCGCGGGGCGATGTGGCGCTTTCGGTGGCGGTAACTTCTGTGAGTACGCTGCTGGCGCCCGTACTCACGCCTGCAGTTTTCTACCTGCTGGCCAACCAGTGGCTGGATATTTCTGCCGGCGCGATGTTCGGCTCGATTGCCCAAATGGTGCTGCTGCCGGTGGTGGCGGGCGTGGCCGCGCATTTGCTGTTCAGAAAGCAGGCCGAGGCTGCGGCAGGGGCATTGCCGTTGGTGTCAGTGGCGGCCATCGTGCTGATTATCGGCGCGGTGGTGGGTGCGGCCAAACCGAAAATCCTCGAAAGCGGCCTGCTGATTCTGGGTGTGGTGGTTCTGCACAACGGCATCGGCTATCTGCTGGGGTTTCTCGCTGCCAGGCTGTGCCGCCTGCCTTTCAGTGCGCAAAAAACACTGGCCATTGAAGTGGGTATGCAAAACTCAGGCTTGGGTGCGGCGCTCGCATCGGCTTATTTCACGCCGCTGGCCGCCGTGCCCAGCGCGGTATTCAGCGTGTGGCACAATATTTCCGGCTCGCTGCTGGCTTCTTATTGGGCGGCCAAGGCCGGCAAAAAGCAAGAAAGCCCCGATGATTCGGCCTAA
- the trmB gene encoding tRNA (guanosine(46)-N7)-methyltransferase TrmB — translation MTNPQPPRDAETAEHQRSIRSFVLRQGHMTAAQQRAINTLWPQFGLDYQTAPVDLNAVFGRANPKVLEIGFGMGAATVEIAKRLPQTDFLAVDVHGPGVGNILKLIDEQSVNNIRVMRHDAVDVVENMLSDSSLEGIHIFFPDPWHKKRHHKRRLIQAPFVAKLLPKLKPGGYIHLATDWEEYAVQMLEVLSGFDSLQNTAAGYAPTPGYRPETKFEARGRRLGHGVWDLVFVSKA, via the coding sequence ATGACCAACCCGCAACCGCCCCGTGATGCCGAAACGGCAGAACACCAACGCAGCATCCGCAGTTTCGTGCTGCGCCAAGGCCACATGACCGCCGCGCAGCAGCGCGCCATCAACACGCTGTGGCCGCAGTTCGGCCTCGATTACCAAACCGCGCCGGTAGATTTGAATGCCGTGTTCGGCCGCGCCAACCCGAAAGTGTTGGAAATCGGCTTCGGCATGGGCGCAGCCACGGTGGAAATCGCCAAACGGCTGCCGCAAACCGACTTTCTGGCCGTTGATGTGCACGGCCCGGGTGTCGGCAATATTTTGAAATTGATTGACGAGCAAAGCGTGAATAATATCCGCGTGATGCGGCATGACGCCGTAGACGTGGTGGAAAACATGCTCTCCGACAGCTCGCTTGAGGGCATTCATATTTTCTTTCCCGACCCGTGGCACAAAAAACGCCACCACAAACGCCGCCTGATCCAAGCCCCGTTTGTGGCCAAGCTGCTGCCCAAGCTCAAACCCGGCGGCTATATCCATCTGGCAACCGATTGGGAAGAATACGCCGTTCAGATGCTGGAAGTGTTAAGCGGTTTCGACAGCCTGCAAAACACCGCCGCCGGCTATGCGCCCACCCCCGGCTACCGCCCTGAAACCAAATTTGAGGCGCGCGGCAGGCGGCTGGGACACGGTGTTTGGGATTTGGTGTTTGTGAGCAAAGCCTAA
- a CDS encoding PhoH family protein produces the protein MSHTVRLQLEHTDNAALQRLCGALDANLNTLARALDIQISRRFSDFTLLGGLAHAGRRALLSLADTARERDLDDSDIQLAAVEAKTADASHQEKHHGQQYYLRTKRGSIGGRTPRQNGYIRALLNHDVVFGLGPAGTGKTYLAVAAAVDAVEKHQIERIVLVRPAVEAGEKLGFLPGDLAQKVDPYLRPLYDALYDLMGFDRVTKLLEKGLIEIAPLAYMRGRTLNGAYVILDEAQNTTPEQMKMFLTRIGFGAKAVITGDLSQIDLPRNIKSGLKDAREKLAGIEGLYFHTFTSEDVVRHPLVQKIVEAYDAADGCGEKAEGTPA, from the coding sequence ATGAGCCATACCGTCCGCCTGCAATTGGAACATACCGACAACGCCGCGCTGCAACGCCTTTGCGGTGCGCTTGATGCCAATCTGAACACTCTTGCCCGCGCGCTCGACATCCAAATCAGCCGCCGCTTTTCCGATTTCACGCTTTTAGGCGGGCTTGCCCACGCCGGCCGCCGTGCGCTGCTTTCGCTGGCCGACACCGCCCGAGAGCGTGATTTGGACGACAGCGATATCCAACTTGCCGCTGTTGAAGCCAAAACCGCCGATGCGTCCCACCAAGAAAAACACCACGGCCAACAATATTATCTGCGCACCAAGCGCGGCAGTATAGGCGGGCGTACACCGCGCCAAAACGGCTATATCCGCGCCCTGCTCAATCACGATGTGGTGTTCGGCCTGGGCCCTGCCGGCACGGGTAAAACTTATTTAGCCGTGGCCGCCGCCGTTGATGCGGTGGAAAAACACCAAATCGAGCGCATTGTTTTGGTACGCCCTGCAGTGGAAGCCGGTGAAAAACTTGGTTTTCTGCCCGGCGATCTGGCTCAGAAAGTCGATCCCTATCTGCGCCCGCTCTACGATGCGCTCTATGATTTGATGGGATTCGACCGCGTAACCAAGCTGTTGGAAAAAGGGCTGATCGAAATCGCCCCTTTGGCCTATATGCGCGGCCGCACCCTCAACGGTGCCTATGTGATTTTAGACGAGGCACAAAACACCACACCCGAGCAGATGAAGATGTTTTTAACCCGCATCGGCTTCGGTGCCAAAGCCGTGATTACCGGCGACTTGAGCCAGATCGACCTGCCCCGCAACATCAAATCTGGCTTAAAAGATGCCAGAGAAAAACTCGCCGGCATCGAAGGGCTGTATTTCCACACCTTTACCAGCGAAGATGTGGTACGCCACCCGTTGGTGCAGAAAATCGTGGAGGCCTACGATGCCGCAGACGGGTGCGGAGAAAAGGCCGAAGGCACGCCGGCATAG
- the hisB gene encoding imidazoleglycerol-phosphate dehydratase HisB, giving the protein MNKTQLHLNNLKLLAKEAGSMVELARRCGYDNSASLSQIKRRLEQQSEDENGRGIRPSLLAKLEAGMGKRKGWMNREHDPEAEQRRKEVAAARAAAAGQAEGAASAPALGFDSAEGRTAVVSRNTCETQITVAVNLDGTGKSRFDTGVPFLEHMLDQVARHSLIDIDITCKGDLHIDDHHTVEDIGITFGQALKQALGGKAGIRRYGHAYVPLDEALSRVVIDLSGRPGLVYNIEFTRALIGRFDVDLFGEFFTGLVNHGMMTLHIDNLSGKNAHHQAETVFKAFGRALRAAVEFDPRMGGRIPSTKGMLIEA; this is encoded by the coding sequence ATGAACAAAACCCAACTTCACCTGAACAACCTGAAACTGCTGGCCAAAGAGGCCGGCTCGATGGTCGAGCTGGCACGCCGCTGCGGTTACGACAATTCGGCTTCGCTCTCGCAAATCAAACGCCGCCTGGAGCAGCAGTCGGAAGACGAAAACGGCAGGGGCATCCGCCCTTCGCTGTTGGCCAAGCTCGAAGCCGGCATGGGCAAGCGCAAAGGCTGGATGAACCGCGAGCACGATCCTGAAGCAGAACAACGCCGCAAAGAAGTTGCCGCAGCCCGTGCGGCCGCAGCCGGGCAGGCGGAGGGTGCTGCTTCTGCGCCGGCACTTGGTTTCGACTCTGCCGAAGGCCGCACGGCCGTGGTCAGCCGCAATACCTGCGAAACCCAAATTACCGTGGCCGTTAATCTTGACGGTACGGGCAAAAGCCGTTTCGATACCGGCGTGCCTTTCTTGGAGCATATGCTCGACCAAGTTGCCCGCCACAGCCTGATCGACATCGACATCACCTGCAAGGGCGATCTGCATATCGATGACCACCACACTGTAGAAGACATCGGTATCACTTTCGGCCAGGCATTGAAACAGGCGTTGGGCGGCAAAGCGGGCATCCGCCGCTACGGCCATGCCTATGTGCCGCTCGATGAGGCCTTAAGCCGGGTGGTTATCGATTTGTCCGGCCGCCCCGGTTTGGTTTACAACATCGAGTTCACCCGCGCCTTGATCGGGCGGTTTGATGTGGATTTGTTCGGCGAATTTTTCACAGGGTTGGTCAATCACGGTATGATGACGCTGCATATCGATAATTTGAGCGGCAAAAACGCCCACCATCAGGCCGAAACCGTGTTCAAAGCTTTCGGCCGTGCCCTGCGTGCAGCAGTGGAATTTGATCCGCGTATGGGCGGCCGGATACCCTCCACCAAAGGCATGCTCATCGAAGCATAA
- the hisC gene encoding histidinol-phosphate transaminase: MTAFSDLIRPDIRALTAYRVADLPEGFIKLDAMESPYHPFADDEALLNEWVGLLKNVPIHLYPNPATSGLQAVLREAFAVPPAAEIALGNGSDELIQLFAMLLAKPGAAMLAVEPGFVMYRHNAALYGMDYIGVPLNEDFTLNLPAVLAAVEKHNPALIFIAYPNNPTGTGFEREDVQAVICAAKGLVVVDEAYGAFSGDSFLPQAGSIENLVVMRTISKIGFAGLRVGYACGCAGVMRELAKIVPPYNMNQLCLATAKFALRHADKIAQTTTVLKVERERLFQALSAIGRLKVFPSEANFITVRVPCADTAHETLKRNKILVKKLHGSHPLLAQCLRLTVGAPQQNNAVLNVIRDLYA; the protein is encoded by the coding sequence ATGACTGCTTTTTCCGATTTAATCCGCCCGGATATCCGGGCTTTAACCGCCTATCGGGTGGCTGATTTGCCCGAAGGCTTTATCAAACTTGATGCGATGGAAAGCCCTTATCATCCGTTTGCCGATGATGAAGCGTTATTAAACGAATGGGTGGGGCTGCTGAAAAATGTGCCGATACATCTTTATCCCAACCCTGCAACCAGCGGCCTGCAGGCGGTTTTGCGCGAGGCCTTTGCCGTTCCGCCGGCGGCCGAAATTGCGTTGGGCAACGGCTCGGACGAGCTGATACAGCTGTTTGCCATGCTGCTGGCAAAGCCCGGTGCGGCCATGTTGGCGGTGGAGCCGGGCTTTGTGATGTACCGGCACAATGCTGCTTTATACGGTATGGATTATATCGGTGTGCCGTTGAACGAAGATTTCACGCTCAATCTTCCGGCGGTGTTGGCTGCTGTCGAAAAGCATAATCCCGCGCTGATTTTTATCGCCTATCCGAACAACCCCACCGGCACGGGTTTCGAGCGCGAAGATGTGCAGGCCGTTATCTGCGCTGCCAAAGGACTGGTGGTGGTGGATGAGGCTTACGGCGCTTTCAGCGGCGACAGTTTTCTGCCGCAGGCGGGCAGCATTGAAAATCTGGTGGTGATGCGCACCATCAGCAAAATCGGCTTTGCCGGCCTGCGGGTGGGGTATGCCTGCGGTTGTGCGGGCGTGATGCGTGAGTTGGCGAAAATCGTGCCGCCCTACAATATGAACCAATTGTGTTTGGCAACGGCCAAATTTGCCCTGCGGCATGCAGACAAAATTGCTCAGACTACGACCGTTTTGAAAGTCGAGCGCGAACGCCTGTTTCAAGCGCTTTCTGCCATCGGCCGTCTGAAAGTGTTTCCCAGCGAGGCCAATTTCATTACCGTGCGCGTGCCTTGTGCCGACACGGCGCACGAAACCTTAAAGCGCAATAAGATTTTGGTGAAAAAACTGCATGGTTCGCACCCGCTGCTGGCGCAATGCCTGCGCCTTACTGTGGGTGCGCCGCAACAAAACAATGCGGTTTTAAACGTTATCCGCGATTTATATGCCTGA
- a CDS encoding lysophospholipid acyltransferase family protein yields MQTLVFLLFRLAAVLPLRVLHAIGDVLGVLGFYFARKDRERIRSNLQIAGLDAGDAAVKAVLRETAKGGLELPVAFFRQPQQVAGLFKAAHGWEHIRQAVEKGEGLLLITPHIGSYDIAGRYISEQLPFPLTAMYKPQKIKILDQVMQAGRVRGKGRTAPANIQGVKQIIKALRAGEATIVLPDHVPDPQEGGEGVWAGFFGKPAYTMTLAGKLAQVKGVRALFFAGERLPAGQGFVLHIEPLQGALNGNKDHDAQVINSNVEYWIKRFPHQYLFAYNRYKHPAGASEPPSESRVSES; encoded by the coding sequence ATGCAAACTTTGGTTTTTCTGCTGTTCCGCCTTGCCGCCGTGCTGCCTCTGCGCGTGCTGCACGCCATCGGCGATGTATTGGGCGTTTTGGGCTTTTATTTTGCCCGCAAAGACCGCGAGCGGATACGCAGCAATTTGCAGATTGCCGGCCTTGATGCCGGCGATGCCGCCGTGAAAGCCGTGCTGCGCGAAACCGCCAAAGGCGGGCTGGAGCTGCCGGTGGCTTTTTTCAGACAGCCTCAACAAGTGGCCGGGCTGTTCAAAGCTGCGCACGGCTGGGAGCATATCCGGCAGGCGGTGGAAAAAGGCGAAGGCCTGCTGCTTATCACGCCGCACATCGGCAGCTACGATATCGCTGGGCGCTATATCAGCGAGCAGTTGCCGTTTCCGCTCACCGCCATGTATAAGCCTCAGAAAATCAAGATTTTAGACCAAGTGATGCAGGCCGGGAGAGTGCGCGGTAAAGGGCGCACCGCCCCCGCCAATATCCAAGGGGTGAAGCAGATTATCAAAGCCCTGCGCGCGGGTGAGGCCACCATCGTTTTGCCCGACCATGTGCCCGATCCCCAAGAAGGCGGCGAAGGCGTGTGGGCCGGTTTTTTCGGCAAGCCCGCCTACACGATGACGCTGGCAGGCAAACTCGCGCAGGTAAAAGGCGTGAGGGCGCTGTTTTTTGCAGGCGAACGTTTGCCCGCAGGGCAGGGCTTTGTGCTGCACATCGAGCCTTTGCAGGGCGCGCTTAACGGCAACAAGGATCACGATGCTCAGGTGATAAACAGCAATGTGGAATACTGGATCAAACGTTTCCCGCACCAATATCTGTTTGCCTACAACCGCTACAAACACCCCGCCGGCGCCTCCGAACCGCCGTCTGAAAGCCGGGTATCTGAAAGCTAG
- the metK gene encoding methionine adenosyltransferase: protein MSEYVFTSESVSEGHPDKVADQISDAVLDAILAQDSKARVAAETLVATDLCVLAGEITTTAEVDYEQTARETIARIGYNNPEWGFSADSCKVVLNYGRQSPDIAQGVNEGEGIDLNQGAGDQGLMFGYACDETPALMPFPIYYSHRLMQRQSEVRRSGLLPWLRPDAKAQLTCVYDSETGKVKRIDTVVLSTQHSPDIGREDLIDAVKQHIIFPVLPKEMLAKETKYLINPTGNFVIGGPQGDCGLTGRKIIVDTYGGAAPHGGGAFSGKDPTKVDRSAAYACRYVAKNIVAAGLARQCQIQISYAIGIAEPTSIAIDTFGTGELNEAELIKLVREHFDLRPKGIIRMLDLLHPIYGKSAAYGHFGREEPEFTWERTDKAAALKAASGW from the coding sequence ATGAGCGAATATGTGTTTACTTCGGAATCTGTGTCGGAAGGCCACCCCGACAAAGTGGCCGACCAGATTTCCGATGCTGTTTTAGATGCCATTCTGGCGCAAGACTCTAAAGCCCGCGTGGCCGCCGAAACGCTGGTGGCCACTGATTTGTGTGTGCTGGCGGGGGAAATCACCACCACTGCCGAAGTCGATTACGAACAAACTGCCCGCGAAACCATCGCCCGCATCGGCTACAACAACCCCGAATGGGGCTTTTCGGCCGATTCCTGCAAAGTGGTGTTGAACTACGGCCGGCAGTCGCCCGACATTGCCCAAGGTGTAAACGAAGGCGAAGGCATAGACTTAAACCAGGGTGCGGGCGACCAGGGGCTGATGTTCGGCTATGCCTGTGATGAAACGCCTGCGCTGATGCCGTTTCCGATTTATTACAGCCACCGCCTGATGCAGCGCCAGAGCGAAGTGCGCAGAAGCGGCCTGCTGCCGTGGCTGCGCCCCGATGCCAAAGCCCAGCTCACCTGCGTGTACGACAGCGAAACCGGCAAGGTGAAACGCATCGACACGGTGGTGCTTTCCACCCAGCACAGCCCCGACATCGGCCGGGAAGATTTGATTGATGCCGTGAAACAACACATTATCTTCCCCGTGCTGCCCAAAGAAATGCTCGCCAAAGAAACCAAATATCTGATCAACCCCACCGGCAACTTCGTTATCGGCGGCCCGCAGGGCGACTGCGGTTTAACCGGCCGCAAAATCATTGTCGATACCTATGGCGGCGCGGCTCCGCACGGCGGCGGCGCGTTTTCCGGCAAAGACCCCACCAAAGTGGACCGCTCCGCCGCCTATGCCTGCCGCTATGTGGCCAAAAACATCGTGGCCGCAGGTTTGGCGCGCCAATGCCAGATTCAGATTTCCTACGCTATCGGCATTGCCGAACCGACCTCCATCGCCATCGACACCTTCGGCACCGGCGAATTAAACGAAGCCGAATTAATCAAACTGGTACGCGAACATTTCGATCTGCGCCCCAAAGGCATTATCCGAATGCTCGACCTGCTGCACCCGATTTACGGAAAATCCGCCGCCTACGGCCACTTCGGCCGCGAAGAGCCGGAATTCACCTGGGAGCGCACCGACAAAGCCGCCGCCTTAAAAGCCGCATCGGGCTGGTAA
- a CDS encoding ZapG family protein has protein sequence MNALPWEIQLAAASVTGFAAGLLVMWLVLRPKTGRHKQEREMLMQEFGRFRRQVDEHFVETAAAVDELNRSYQKVIRHLSSGAHSLMDKKTLQEQLTKRGNASITVAYLAAEAAATADTPETAAVTADAVAAPQPDVDLDEQTPVSDAPVITPPPLAGDAAPPEADQTGAAKQEHAAETVSEPAESEPASANTA, from the coding sequence ATGAATGCGTTACCCTGGGAAATCCAACTCGCCGCAGCCTCCGTTACCGGCTTTGCCGCCGGCCTGCTGGTAATGTGGCTGGTTTTACGCCCGAAAACCGGCCGGCACAAACAGGAGCGCGAAATGCTGATGCAGGAGTTCGGCCGGTTCCGCCGCCAAGTAGACGAACATTTCGTAGAAACCGCCGCCGCTGTCGATGAATTAAACCGCAGCTATCAAAAAGTTATCCGGCACTTAAGCAGCGGCGCCCACTCGCTGATGGACAAAAAAACTCTGCAGGAACAACTCACCAAGCGCGGCAACGCTTCCATTACTGTGGCTTATCTGGCCGCCGAAGCCGCCGCAACGGCCGACACGCCCGAAACCGCCGCCGTTACCGCCGATGCCGTTGCCGCTCCGCAGCCGGATGTCGATTTGGACGAGCAAACCCCTGTGAGCGATGCCCCGGTGATTACCCCGCCTCCGCTGGCCGGTGATGCTGCGCCGCCCGAAGCAGACCAAACCGGGGCTGCCAAACAAGAACATGCGGCTGAAACGGTGTCGGAACCCGCCGAATCCGAGCCGGCCTCCGCAAACACAGCATAA